Proteins encoded by one window of Glycine soja cultivar W05 chromosome 15, ASM419377v2, whole genome shotgun sequence:
- the LOC114387838 gene encoding homeobox protein knotted-1-like LET12 isoform X2, giving the protein MAFHDHLPHEITFQPFTEEQQLGQSRDMQRLLPLSGGAPTWLNNSTAATLRQQNFLHLQPESAATTQQNDDVRGGGGSGMDRNRTESNSEPDDLAEYKADILGHPLYDQLLSAHVSCLRIATPVDQLPRIDAQLQQSQRVVDKYSGIGNGNGVVDDKELDQFMTHYVILLCAFKEQLQQHVRVHAMEAVMACWELEQSLQSLTGVSPGEGTGATMSDDEEDQAESNANLFEGSMDGADSLSFGPLVPTETERSLMERVRQELKHELKQGYKDKIVDIREEILRKRRAGKLPGDTTSLLKAWWQSHSKWPYPTEEDKARLVQETGLQLKQINNWFINQRKRNWHTNPSSSSGSKSKRKSGAGETSNQSFM; this is encoded by the exons ATGGCTTTCCACGACCATCTACCGCACGAAATCACGTTCCAGCCGTTTACCGAGGAGCAGCAGTTAGGTCAGAGCAGGGACATGCAGCGGCTGCTCCCGCTCTCCGGCGGGGCGCCGACGTGGCTGAACAACAGCACCGCGGCGACGCTCCGCCAGCAGAATTTCCTCCACCTGCAGCCGGAATCCGCCGCAACGACGCAGCAAAACGACGACGTTCGCGGCGGCGGCGGCAGCGGCATGGATCGGAACCGGACCGAGAGCAACTCTGAACCGGATGATTTGGCAGAATACAAAGCGGACATTTTAGGTCACCCTCTCTACGACCAGCTCCTATCGGCGCATGTCTCATGCCTGAGAATCGCCACCCCCGTTGACCAGCTTCCAAGGATCGACGCGCAGCTTCAGCAGTCGCAGCGCGTCGTCGACAAGTACTCCGGCATCGGAAACGGAAACGGCGTCGTCGACGACAAAGAGCTTGATCAATTCATG acGCATTATGTTATACTGCTCTGTGCTTTCAAAGAACAATTGCAACAACATGTACGTGTTCATGCTATGGAAGCTGTTATGGCTTGTTGGGAGCTGGAACAATCTCTACAAAGCTTGACTG GTGTATCTCCCGGTGAAGGAACGGGTGCAACAATGTCCGACGATGAAGAAGATCAGGCAGAGAGTAATGCCAACTTGTTCGAAGGAAGCATGGATGGAGCTGATAGTCTCAGCTTTGGTCCTCTTGTTCCCACAGAAACTGAAAGATCTTTGATGGAGCGTGTGAGGCAGGAGCTGAAGCATGAGTTAAAACAG GGTTACAAGGACAAGATTGTGGACATAAGAGAAGAAATTTTACGAAAGAGAAGAGCGGGAAAGCTACCAGGCGACACCACTTCCCTTTTAAAAGCTTGGTGGCAGTCACATTCTAAATGGCCATATCCAACA GAAGAGGACAAGGCAAGGTTGGTGCAGGAAACAGGGCTGCAATTAAAGCAGATAAATAACTGGTTcataaatcaaagaaaaaggaattgGCATACTAATCCGTCGTCTTCTAGTGGCTCCAAAAGCAAACGCAAGAG TGGTGCAGGTGAAACAAGTAACCAGAGCTTCATGTGA
- the LOC114387838 gene encoding homeobox protein knotted-1-like 2 isoform X1 translates to MAFHDHLPHEITFQPFTEEQQLGQSRDMQRLLPLSGGAPTWLNNSTAATLRQQNFLHLQPESAATTQQNDDVRGGGGSGMDRNRTESNSEPDDLAEYKADILGHPLYDQLLSAHVSCLRIATPVDQLPRIDAQLQQSQRVVDKYSGIGNGNGVVDDKELDQFMTHYVILLCAFKEQLQQHVRVHAMEAVMACWELEQSLQSLTGVSPGEGTGATMSDDEEDQAESNANLFEGSMDGADSLSFGPLVPTETERSLMERVRQELKHELKQGYKDKIVDIREEILRKRRAGKLPGDTTSLLKAWWQSHSKWPYPTEEDKARLVQETGLQLKQINNWFINQRKRNWHTNPSSSSGSKSKRKSSGAGETSNQSFM, encoded by the exons ATGGCTTTCCACGACCATCTACCGCACGAAATCACGTTCCAGCCGTTTACCGAGGAGCAGCAGTTAGGTCAGAGCAGGGACATGCAGCGGCTGCTCCCGCTCTCCGGCGGGGCGCCGACGTGGCTGAACAACAGCACCGCGGCGACGCTCCGCCAGCAGAATTTCCTCCACCTGCAGCCGGAATCCGCCGCAACGACGCAGCAAAACGACGACGTTCGCGGCGGCGGCGGCAGCGGCATGGATCGGAACCGGACCGAGAGCAACTCTGAACCGGATGATTTGGCAGAATACAAAGCGGACATTTTAGGTCACCCTCTCTACGACCAGCTCCTATCGGCGCATGTCTCATGCCTGAGAATCGCCACCCCCGTTGACCAGCTTCCAAGGATCGACGCGCAGCTTCAGCAGTCGCAGCGCGTCGTCGACAAGTACTCCGGCATCGGAAACGGAAACGGCGTCGTCGACGACAAAGAGCTTGATCAATTCATG acGCATTATGTTATACTGCTCTGTGCTTTCAAAGAACAATTGCAACAACATGTACGTGTTCATGCTATGGAAGCTGTTATGGCTTGTTGGGAGCTGGAACAATCTCTACAAAGCTTGACTG GTGTATCTCCCGGTGAAGGAACGGGTGCAACAATGTCCGACGATGAAGAAGATCAGGCAGAGAGTAATGCCAACTTGTTCGAAGGAAGCATGGATGGAGCTGATAGTCTCAGCTTTGGTCCTCTTGTTCCCACAGAAACTGAAAGATCTTTGATGGAGCGTGTGAGGCAGGAGCTGAAGCATGAGTTAAAACAG GGTTACAAGGACAAGATTGTGGACATAAGAGAAGAAATTTTACGAAAGAGAAGAGCGGGAAAGCTACCAGGCGACACCACTTCCCTTTTAAAAGCTTGGTGGCAGTCACATTCTAAATGGCCATATCCAACA GAAGAGGACAAGGCAAGGTTGGTGCAGGAAACAGGGCTGCAATTAAAGCAGATAAATAACTGGTTcataaatcaaagaaaaaggaattgGCATACTAATCCGTCGTCTTCTAGTGGCTCCAAAAGCAAACGCAAGAG TAGTGGTGCAGGTGAAACAAGTAACCAGAGCTTCATGTGA